One stretch of Dissulfurimicrobium hydrothermale DNA includes these proteins:
- a CDS encoding redox-sensing transcriptional repressor Rex yields MNNKKIPKATVLRLSMYHRYLQGLLRDGKHVISSADLAHFTNVNPAQLRKDLSYFGKFGVRGVGYQVEQLVLKIQSILGLEKRWRMALVGIGHIGKALLQYGQFEKRGYFFVAAFDLDEANIGKMIGNLAIKSITTLEEIVKKEDIDFGVIAVPNERAQEIADLFVNSGIKGILNFSSAHLEVPKNVYVRNIDFTLLLDTMTYAISRRHETVNDKMSRATFDEHKKGFDIFTEHMTPSWLI; encoded by the coding sequence TTGAATAACAAAAAGATCCCCAAGGCAACTGTATTGAGACTGTCGATGTATCACCGTTATCTGCAAGGCCTGCTCAGGGATGGCAAACATGTGATTTCATCGGCCGATCTGGCCCATTTCACCAATGTAAATCCTGCTCAATTGCGCAAAGATCTTTCGTATTTCGGCAAATTTGGCGTCCGCGGCGTCGGTTATCAGGTAGAGCAGCTAGTTTTGAAGATACAAAGCATCCTAGGTCTGGAAAAAAGATGGCGCATGGCGTTGGTCGGCATCGGACATATAGGTAAAGCCTTATTACAGTATGGTCAATTTGAAAAGAGAGGTTATTTTTTTGTGGCAGCCTTTGATTTGGATGAGGCCAATATTGGAAAAATGATCGGCAATTTGGCTATAAAATCTATAACTACCCTAGAGGAGATTGTAAAAAAAGAAGATATCGATTTTGGTGTTATAGCTGTACCTAATGAAAGGGCGCAAGAAATTGCAGATCTTTTTGTCAATTCAGGAATAAAAGGCATATTGAATTTCTCTTCTGCCCATCTTGAAGTACCTAAAAATGTATATGTAAGAAATATAGATTTTACTTTATTGCTCGATACTATGACTTATGCAATATCGCGTCGCCATGAAACGGTAAACGATAAGATGTCGAGAGCTACATTTGATGAACATAAAAAGGGATTTGATATATTTACTGAACATATGACCCCATCTTGGCTCATTTAA